The Salvelinus namaycush isolate Seneca unplaced genomic scaffold, SaNama_1.0 Scaffold3140, whole genome shotgun sequence sequence gagtgtaggtagtgtactgtgtactgagtgtaggtagtgtactgtgtactgagtgtaggtagtgtactgtgtactgagtgtaggtagtgtACTGAGTGGAGGTagtgtactgagtgtaggtagtgtactgtgtactgagtgtaggtagtgtactgagtgtagatagtgtactgtgtactgagtgtagatagtgtactgtgtactgagtgtagatagtgtactgtgtactgagtgtaggtagtgtagtgagtgtagatagtgtactgtgtactgagtgtaggtagtgtactgagtgtaggtagtgtactgtgtactgagtgtaggtagtgtactgtgtactgagtgtaggtagtgtactgagtgtaggtagtgtactgtgtactgagtgtaggtagtgtactgtgtactgagtgtaggtagtgtactgagtgtaggtagtgtactgagtgtaggtagtgtactgagtgtaggtagtgtgtgtactgagtgtaggtagtgtgtgtactgagtgtaggtagggtgtgtactgagtgtaggtagtgtgtgtactgagtgtaggtagggtgtgtactgagtgtaggtagtgtgtgtactgagtgtaggtagtgtgtgtactgagtgtaggtagtgtgtgtactgagtgtaggtagtgtgtgtactgagtgtaggtagtgtgtgtactgagtgtaggtagggtgtgtactgagtgtaggtagggtgtgtactgagtgtaggtagtgtgtgtactgagtgtaggtagtgtgtgtactgagtgtagatagtgtgtgtattgagtgtaggtagtgtagtgtgtgtagtgtaggtagtgtgtgtagtgtaggtaGTGTACTGCAGTTAAACTACACTAGTTACTGTAATGTGAGTGgatgatgtgtactgtagttggtgTTCTGTTTTGGTCCGCAAAGCTTCTATcgaatctactgtctctatccccttcctgctctttctctctctctatagcccTCAGAAGGAGGGAACGGGTTTCTCCAGCTGCTGAAGAGCCACAAAGAGAAGTTGGAGGAAGGGATGAGAGATCTGAGGAGGAGGAATGAAGAgctggagaaagagggggaggagggaaagcGGGAGAGAGACTGCCTTCGTCGCTCAGTTGAGCAACTCGGATCCAAGCTGGTTCAGGCGcaggtagagtgtgtgtgtgtgtgtgtgtgtgtgtgtgtgtgtgtgtggtgtgtggtgtgtggtgtgtgggtgtgggtgggtgtgtgagggtgtgggtgggtgtgtgaggGTCATTCTGTGTAAAAATCAACAATAGAAGGTTGGTCCTCCCGAGTGCAGAGGGACGCCACTAcaacctggttcgattccaggttgtGACCGGGAGATCCCAAGGGACgttcacaattggcccagcattgtccgagTCGGGGGGAGGGCGGGGTCGTCTGTGGGGAGGGCGGGGTCGTCTGTGTTTTGGCGGAGCAGTGTGATAAGACGCAGTGTGTTTTGGCAGAGCAGTGTGATAAGACGCAGTGTGTTTTGGCAGAGCAGTGTGATAAGACGCAGTGTGTTTTGGCAGAGCAGTGTGATAAGACGCAGTGTGTTTTGGCGGAGCAGTGTGATAAGACGCAGTGTGTTTTGGCGGAGCAGTGTGATAAGACGCAGTGTGTTTTGGCGGAGCAGTGTGATAAGACGCAGTGTGTTTTGGCAGAGCAGTGTGATAAGACGCAGTGTGTTTTGGCAGAGCAGTGTGATAAGACGCAGTGTGTTTTGGCGGAGCAGTGTGATAAGACGCAGTGTGTTTTGGCAGAGCAGTGTGATAAGACGCAGTGTGTTTTGGCGGAGCAGTGTGTTTTGGCGGAGCAGTGTGATAAGACGCAGTGTGTTTTGGCGGAGCGACGTCTCacccttcgcctctcctgagccctCTGTTGCCGCTCAGACACGTAACCGCCGGATACCACTAAATGAAATGATGGACTAAAATGTGTATCAAAAATATTAAAATGGAAGGTAAAGGCATGCTTGTGTTCCTTAGAGCTGTGGTGTTACCGAGGAAACGGTTCAGCATTCCGATGCATCGCCCCCATCTGACAGGTATGACATCATTTCCTCATCACTTCCTGCAacgtgtgtgtctttgtgtgtgtgtgcgctgatGTTTCTGCCTCCTGTTTCCTCAGCTCCCACCTGGCCAAACTCACAGAGCAGCTGCAAGCCACACAGTGCAGGTAAGAACTGTCTAGTGTCTCTCTATTTTGCCTTGTAATACtaaatacatgtgtgtgtgtgtgtgtgtgtgtgtgtgtgtgtgtgtgtgtgtgtaggtacagAGAGCTGCAGGAGAAGTTAGATTCCCTCCAGAAGACTTCAGCTCAGAGAGACAGAACTGAAGTACTGCTTAAACAGAAGGACAAGGACTGtgcccaggtacacacacacacacacacacactacactacactgtgccctggtacacacacacacacacacactacactcactacacacacaccgcCCTATCCACAAacactcacaacacacacaccgccCTATCCACAAacactcacaacacacacaccggACTCGCCAcaaatggcgccggaggagaatGGCGCCCAGtgggggatggctgccgttttacatgctcctaaccaactctgctattctgtttgtttttgtcacattgtttgtaacttatttttttaaacttatcttgtacataatgtttctgccaccgtctcttatgaccgaaaagagcttcaggacaacgattactcacctcaaactggatgaAGGTTAtatttctttaacgagtcggacgtgAAGGATTTACCGCTGATaccggaccaggcccaaatccctgtcattcgcatgaagaagagagggaacgcaggtccgggtgccttgtgagaattcgtaaGCGAGTGTGTAACCTGCCTCTACCATCCATTCTATTGGCcgtgcaatcattggagaataaactggatgagctccgttcgagactctcctaccaacgggacattaaaaactgtaatatcttatgtttcactgagttgtggctgaatgacgacacggATAACATACAGCTGCCTCTGGTACGACgaggggtggtggtctgtgtctgtttgtcaataacagctggtgcacaaaatctaatattaagaaTGTCTCAAGGTTttactcacctgaggtagagtatgataagctgtagaccacactatttaccaagagaggtttcatctatatttttcatagctgtcttatttcaaaattcaaaaggcactcgcacatctgagcaatcttttttGTAGGTGCcatggtaacagttgaacaagacgaaggaaaaaggaaaccacaCACTGCtctgatagtatcactgatctttaataagctttacgtatcggcctcacggccttcgtcaaaAGCCTTCATAGCTGtcttatttaccaccacaaaccgatgctgccactaagaccacactcaatgagctgtatacggccataagcaaacaggaaaacgctcatccagaggcggcgctcctagtggccggggacttgaATGCAGGGAAGCTTAAATCAGTTTtgcctaatttctatcagcatgttaaatgtgcaaccatgttggaccacctttactccacacacagagacgacgcgtacaaatctctccctcgtcctccatttggcaaatctgaccataattctatcctcctgattcctgcttacaagcaaaaactaaagcaggaagtaccagtgactcgctcaatacagaagtggtcagatgacgcagatgctacgctacaggactgttttgctagtaaaggctggaatatgttccgggattcatccgatggcattgaggagtacacctcatcaataagtgcatcaatgacgacGTCCCcccagtgactgtacgtacataccccaaccagaagccatggattaaagACAACagccgcactgagctaaagggtagagctgcagctttcaaggagAAGGaaactaatccggacgcttataagaaatctcactacgccctccgacgaaccaccaaacaggaaaagcatcaatacaggactaagattgaatcgtattTCACCGTTTCCgacactcgtcagatgtggcagggcttgcaaactattacagactacaaagtgaagcccagccgtgagctgcccagtgacacgagcctaccagatgagctaaattacttctatgctcgctttgaggcaagcaacaatgaagcatgcatgagagcatcagctgttcaggACGACTGTGGGATCATGCTCTTCGtatccgatgtgagtaagacctttaaacaggtcaatattcacaaggccgctgggccagacagattaccaggacgtgtactcagagcatgcgctgaccaacagctctctctctctctctgtgtctgtctaacagctctctctctgtgtgtctgtctaacagctctctctctctctctgtgtgtctaacagctctctctctgtgtgtctaacagctctctctctc is a genomic window containing:
- the LOC120039965 gene encoding NF-kappa-B essential modulator-like — protein: MVQPQTDTWDMAGDEGGGALRVPPELAANEVVTRLLGDNQQLREALQRSNQALRERCEEMEEWQRRSREEREFLSCRFQEARALVERLARENHSLTSLASPSSPSNPGASQGLLVNGPSFSQDSCPNSTNCSSNGGPGRGGEQEKSSETNGTMATSLVTERGMEKKGAEENEQMMLHSLPSEGGNGFLQLLKSHKEKLEEGMRDLRRRNEELEKEGEEGKRERDCLRRSVEQLGSKLVQAQSCGVTEETVQHSDASPPSDSSHLAKLTEQLQATQCRYRELQEKLDSLQKTSAQRDRTEVLLKQKDKDCAQVHTHTHTHYTTLCPGTHTHTHTTLTTHTPPYPQTLTTHTPPYPQTLTTHTPDSPQMAPEENGA